The DNA segment CTGGGCTGAACTCCCCCCAGATGCCCCCGATGACCACCATGTCCACGTCCAGGAGGACCCCGGCGGAGGCGACCACTGCGGTCAGCGCCTCGGCTGCTTCGTCGACCAGACGGCGCGCGGTCGGGTCACCGTCTTGGTGCTCCAGGATGATCCCGGCTCCGACACCGGCCTCTGTCTTGAGGTATATCAGGCTCGTCTGCTCCGAATGCCACTGGCTCCTCGGCCCGCCGCTCGACCTTCGCCGCTTGGGCGACGTGGTGCACGGCAGGGAGTGCCGGGACATCACCTGGGGCGCACTACGAGTCGTCACGCCTGGCAACGATCTCGACCTCGATGGAGGCCTCATCCTCGGCCCGCAGTACGCCCAGGACGGACGGCGGCTCAAACCCATACTCGGTCATGCGGATCTGGGTGGTCACCGTCGACCGCAGGGTGTCGCCTTCGAGGATGAGAGATCCGGTCCAAGCCGTAGGGCGCGTCAGATTCCGGATCGTGAGCTCCCCGTGCACGGTCACGGGCAGCTCCTGGCCGTCCTGGTAGGGAGCGTGCAGCTCAAGCCCCGTAGGTCGGAACTCCGCGATGGGGAACTGGGCCGACTGTAGCCACTGCTCGCGAATGGCCCGGTCGCGTCGGGGCTCATCGGAGGTGAGTTCGCTGAGGTCCACCCGGACCATGCCGAACACGCCTTCCGTTGACTGCTCCACGTCCATGGAGAGCTCGCCGCTGATGGCCTGGGTGACCCCGACGGCCACCCCAGGCCGGTCGAAGCGGAGGAAGGTCTCCCCGACGCGGTAAAGGGCGCGCGACTCCGACGGCACGATCACGTAGCGCCGACCATCCCTCGATCCTCCCACGGACGGGTCTGTGGGCATGCTCTGGGCTTCAGCCATCTCAGCCGACGAGGGTGGCGGCGAAGGGACCGCTGTATTGGAATCCCTCCTCAGGAAGACGCCTCCCGCCGCTCCCGCCGCCACCAGGATGATGGCCAGAACGATCCACGACCGCCAGGAGACACGCCTCAACCGCATCGACACACCTCCTATGGCCGAACGAGCGAGCCATCCCCCACGCCTGAGGTCGCGGGGCCGGGCTCGGGGACGGCCGCCGAGCCCCCGTTTGGGAGAGTCCATCTATCGAAGGTAACGGGACAGTGGCGCACGGGAGCGCGAGGGTCGTTGTCAGTTACTACTACCATTATGTGGCTCCTCTGTCAAGGCGAGGGACGCGCCACGCAGATCCCCCGGGGCTCTTGAAGGTCGAGCCGGCCCAAGCGCCGCTCCAGCTGAGAGGGGATTTACCGGCTTCGTCAGCCGACGTATAATCGGGCCGGACCCTCATCGGTTCCGTCCTGCCGGCCGCGGGCGCCGCCCATCCTGGCGTCCCTCTCGGTCAGGGCGGCCACCCCCTGCGGAA comes from the Limnochorda pilosa genome and includes:
- a CDS encoding YceI family protein; translation: MRLRRVSWRSWIVLAIILVAAGAAGGVFLRRDSNTAVPSPPPSSAEMAEAQSMPTDPSVGGSRDGRRYVIVPSESRALYRVGETFLRFDRPGVAVGVTQAISGELSMDVEQSTEGVFGMVRVDLSELTSDEPRRDRAIREQWLQSAQFPIAEFRPTGLELHAPYQDGQELPVTVHGELTIRNLTRPTAWTGSLILEGDTLRSTVTTQIRMTEYGFEPPSVLGVLRAEDEASIEVEIVARRDDS